A genome region from Wielerella bovis includes the following:
- a CDS encoding tetratricopeptide repeat protein produces the protein MSRFQNRITPFCLMVLLALSGSLNAANDHQDNKKIYTPAQKITLTPEEEKADRLRREQIVSRTQHLFTLISAEMANNNGDVARSLSLYLNTLRETRDPEVAERAMEIAITERAYNVAETIYQMWREFEPTPSVAQQRLAWTRALALGDQETVFKDLDAVLAHADDTQRQRAFLMLAQISLVYPDFLKNGPSLVRKAASRYDHLIEANVANVLYSVNKESHAIKALQHLAKQDEDILPETTLTLSALAQLHPHLLTRFFEKTNTSKLSSAWRELEVENLINQAKYDEAAEKLSHLIGDDPKANLYFQAARLTMRRHPDDIDKVVGYFDKAYQVGKQDERAQAALNAALHLASKHRFAEAEQWATRIDSPKFEFDKATLRATIAAEQEYWQQARELAQTALKQPETQGTVFERVDANRISLQAISQTMPPAQVVAELTRQLAQAERDRKNPQYADNVSLILLQRGLVYADKLGQPEKAVADFRRYLTMNPSSAVAHNALGYTLLSINGKLDEALNLLKTAYEMSPQDVQISDSLGWAYFLKGDTEEALRLVSFAYEHDKDAEIATHLGEIYWKLGQQDKAREVWREAWETNQKRELLMQTLKRYGVTF, from the coding sequence ATGTCTCGTTTTCAAAATCGCATTACTCCCTTTTGTTTAATGGTTTTACTTGCTCTATCAGGCAGCCTGAACGCCGCTAACGACCATCAAGACAATAAAAAAATCTACACACCCGCACAAAAAATTACCTTAACCCCAGAAGAAGAAAAAGCTGACCGTTTGCGTCGCGAACAAATTGTGTCGCGTACACAACATCTCTTCACACTTATCAGTGCAGAAATGGCAAACAATAATGGCGATGTTGCACGTTCATTATCTTTATATCTCAATACACTACGCGAAACACGCGACCCAGAAGTCGCTGAACGCGCAATGGAAATTGCCATTACCGAGCGTGCCTACAATGTTGCCGAAACCATTTATCAAATGTGGCGCGAATTTGAACCCACACCCAGCGTTGCACAACAACGTTTAGCATGGACACGAGCATTGGCATTGGGCGACCAAGAAACCGTATTCAAAGATTTGGATGCTGTGTTAGCCCATGCTGATGACACGCAACGCCAACGCGCTTTTTTGATGCTGGCACAGATTAGTTTGGTTTACCCAGATTTTTTGAAAAATGGCCCATCTCTTGTGCGTAAAGCAGCTTCGCGTTATGACCATTTGATTGAAGCCAATGTAGCCAACGTTTTGTACAGCGTGAACAAAGAATCACATGCCATCAAAGCCTTGCAACATTTGGCAAAACAAGATGAAGATATTTTGCCAGAAACCACGCTGACTTTAAGCGCATTGGCACAATTACACCCACATCTATTGACCCGTTTTTTTGAGAAAACCAACACCAGCAAATTATCTAGCGCATGGCGGGAATTGGAAGTAGAAAATCTCATCAATCAAGCAAAATACGATGAAGCCGCAGAAAAATTGTCGCACTTAATTGGCGATGACCCCAAAGCCAATTTGTATTTTCAGGCTGCCCGATTAACCATGCGCCGCCATCCCGATGATATAGATAAAGTGGTTGGCTATTTTGATAAAGCCTATCAAGTTGGTAAGCAAGACGAAAGAGCGCAGGCCGCACTCAACGCTGCCTTGCATCTAGCCAGCAAACATCGTTTTGCAGAAGCCGAGCAATGGGCGACGAGAATTGATTCACCCAAATTTGAATTTGATAAAGCAACTTTACGCGCGACCATTGCCGCAGAACAAGAGTATTGGCAACAAGCACGCGAATTAGCACAAACTGCATTAAAGCAGCCTGAAACACAAGGTACTGTATTTGAACGCGTAGATGCCAATAGAATTTCTTTGCAAGCAATCAGCCAAACCATGCCACCTGCGCAAGTGGTCGCAGAATTAACTCGTCAGTTAGCGCAAGCTGAACGCGATAGAAAAAATCCGCAATATGCTGACAATGTGTCTCTTATCTTGTTGCAACGCGGTTTAGTTTATGCCGATAAATTAGGGCAGCCTGAAAAAGCAGTTGCCGATTTCCGCCGTTATTTAACCATGAATCCCAGCAGCGCCGTTGCACACAATGCGCTGGGTTACACTTTGTTGAGCATCAACGGCAAATTAGATGAAGCCTTGAATTTGCTGAAAACCGCGTATGAAATGTCGCCCCAAGATGTGCAAATCAGCGATAGTTTAGGCTGGGCATATTTTCTCAAAGGTGACACCGAAGAAGCGTTGCGTCTTGTGTCATTTGCGTATGAACATGACAAAGATGCCGAAATCGCCACGCATTTAGGCGAGATTTATTGGAAACTCGGTCAGCAAGACAAAGCGCGTGAAGTGTGGCGTGAAGCATGGGAAACCAATCAAAAACGCGAATTGTTGATGCAAACATTAAAACGATATGGCGTAACGTTTTAA
- a CDS encoding ABC transporter ATP-binding protein — MLQLVHIYKSFQHKTVAHDISFTVANGSITAILGASGSGKSTLLNIIAGLTHADSGDIVLDNVSQKNRQPENRHVAMMFQDFALLPHLNVWQNVAFGLRMRGVDKASARHTAQQLLSEVGLDKMAERQIDALSGGEKQRVALARALAGEPKILLLDEPFSSLDTALRTQLQTLTRDLVRRKNIPALLVTHDPAEACFMADTLALMAEGKLLQLDTPDAILARPIDARAARLLGCWNVSDAHYVPPDAVRVDENGVLCAVRECFRLPLGWRVTVVHPQWGDLVFFADKLLSGGECAVRVDESQIVFFIVDSI; from the coding sequence ATGCTGCAACTCGTTCACATTTATAAATCTTTTCAACACAAAACAGTCGCACACGACATCAGTTTTACGGTCGCCAATGGCAGTATTACCGCTATTTTGGGCGCAAGTGGCAGCGGTAAATCCACATTATTAAACATCATCGCAGGGCTGACCCATGCCGATAGTGGCGATATTGTGTTGGACAATGTTTCCCAAAAAAATAGGCAGCCTGAAAACCGCCATGTCGCCATGATGTTTCAAGATTTCGCCTTATTACCACATTTAAATGTATGGCAAAACGTGGCATTTGGCTTGCGGATGCGTGGCGTGGATAAAGCAAGCGCGCGCCACACCGCGCAACAATTATTAAGTGAAGTAGGCTTGGACAAAATGGCGGAACGACAAATTGATGCCTTGTCGGGCGGCGAAAAACAACGCGTTGCCTTGGCGCGTGCCTTGGCTGGCGAACCAAAAATTTTGTTGCTGGATGAGCCGTTTTCCAGTTTGGACACCGCATTACGCACGCAACTGCAAACTTTGACCCGCGATTTGGTGCGGCGCAAAAATATTCCTGCGTTGCTGGTAACGCACGACCCTGCGGAAGCCTGTTTTATGGCGGATACTTTGGCATTGATGGCGGAGGGAAAATTGCTGCAACTGGATACGCCCGATGCCATATTGGCACGTCCGATTGATGCGCGAGCGGCGCGTTTGTTGGGTTGCTGGAATGTGAGCGATGCGCATTATGTGCCGCCTGATGCGGTGCGTGTGGATGAAAATGGCGTATTGTGTGCGGTGCGCGAGTGTTTCAGGCTGCCTTTGGGTTGGCGCGTTACGGTGGTGCATCCACAATGGGGCGATTTGGTGTTTTTTGCAGATAAGTTATTGAGTGGGGGAGAATGTGCGGTAAGGGTAGATGAATCGCAAATCGTGTTTTTTATAGTGGATTCAATTTAA
- the ftsY gene encoding signal recognition particle-docking protein FtsY, whose amino-acid sequence MAHAVKEKADELELRAGILADEAVQTVKDLAHDAEELADAVSDKLDELELRAGIVANEAVAAVKESAETLEQAIVGEELPQPEMLPEPAELTPVSEPHLAENHAPIPAEAATILAADDDDNKLSWAARLARGLSKSRNHMAKSLAGVFGGGKIDEDLYEELETVLITSDMGIEATEMLMKEVRQRVSLKGLSDGNELRQALKEAVFDLLKPLEKPLEIPNNGQPFVIMMAGINGAGKTTSIGKLAKYFQSQGKSVILAAGDTFRAAAREQLQEWGARNGVTVISQEKGDSAAVCFDAVEAAKARGIDIVLADTAGRLPTQLHLMEEIKKVKRVLQKSMPDAPHEVIVVLDANIGQNAVNQVIAFDDALGVTGLIVTKLDGTARGGVLAALASNRAIPVRYIGVGERIDDLRPFDARSFVDALLDDNQPQE is encoded by the coding sequence ATGGCACATGCAGTCAAAGAAAAAGCGGATGAATTGGAATTGCGCGCGGGTATTTTGGCAGATGAGGCGGTACAAACTGTCAAAGATTTGGCGCATGACGCGGAGGAATTGGCAGATGCTGTCAGCGATAAATTGGACGAATTGGAACTTCGTGCAGGCATCGTAGCCAATGAAGCGGTTGCAGCAGTCAAAGAAAGTGCGGAAACACTGGAACAAGCTATTGTGGGCGAGGAATTGCCACAACCTGAAATGCTGCCTGAACCTGCTGAACTCACACCCGTTTCTGAACCACATTTGGCAGAAAATCATGCTCCTATTCCTGCCGAAGCTGCCACCATTTTGGCAGCAGATGACGATGACAATAAATTAAGCTGGGCGGCGCGTTTGGCGCGCGGTTTGAGCAAATCGCGTAATCATATGGCAAAATCATTGGCTGGCGTATTTGGCGGCGGCAAAATTGATGAAGATTTGTATGAAGAATTGGAAACGGTGCTGATTACCAGCGATATGGGTATTGAAGCAACCGAAATGTTGATGAAAGAAGTGCGTCAGCGTGTTTCGCTCAAAGGTTTGAGCGATGGCAATGAATTGCGCCAAGCCTTGAAAGAAGCGGTGTTTGATTTGCTCAAACCGTTGGAAAAACCGTTGGAAATTCCCAATAATGGTCAGCCGTTTGTGATTATGATGGCGGGGATTAATGGTGCGGGCAAAACGACTTCTATCGGCAAATTGGCAAAATATTTTCAATCGCAAGGCAAATCGGTTATTTTGGCGGCTGGCGATACTTTCCGTGCGGCGGCGCGTGAACAGTTGCAAGAATGGGGTGCGCGTAATGGCGTAACCGTGATTTCGCAGGAAAAAGGCGACAGCGCGGCGGTGTGTTTTGATGCGGTGGAAGCGGCAAAAGCGCGTGGCATTGATATTGTGTTGGCGGATACGGCTGGACGTTTGCCGACTCAGTTGCATTTGATGGAAGAAATCAAAAAAGTCAAACGTGTGTTGCAGAAATCTATGCCTGATGCGCCACATGAAGTGATTGTAGTATTGGATGCGAATATTGGACAAAATGCAGTTAATCAAGTGATTGCGTTTGATGATGCGTTGGGCGTTACGGGTTTGATTGTAACCAAATTGGACGGAACAGCACGCGGTGGTGTGTTGGCGGCATTGGCAAGCAATCGCGCTATTCCTGTGCGCTATATTGGCGTGGGCGAGCGCATTGATGATTTGCGTCCATTTGATGCGCGTTCGTTTGTAGATGCGTTGTTGGACGATAATCAACCACAAGAATAA
- the gloA2 gene encoding SMU1112c/YaeR family gloxylase I-like metalloprotein, translated as MRHHHTALICSNYTISKKFYTEILGFTILGEYYRAERQSYKLDLGIGQDYVLELFSFPNPPPRMTQPEACGLRHIAFAITDPVAYRATLQAKGVACEAIRTDEYTGKLFFFIRDPDGLPIEFYQE; from the coding sequence ATGCGCCATCATCACACCGCCTTAATTTGCTCCAATTACACCATTTCCAAAAAATTCTACACCGAAATACTTGGTTTCACGATATTGGGCGAATATTATCGCGCCGAACGACAATCGTATAAACTAGATTTAGGCATTGGGCAAGATTATGTTTTGGAATTATTTTCCTTCCCTAATCCACCACCACGCATGACCCAACCCGAAGCCTGCGGTTTGCGCCACATTGCCTTTGCCATTACCGACCCTGTTGCTTATCGTGCTACATTGCAAGCCAAAGGCGTTGCCTGCGAAGCCATTCGCACCGATGAATACACAGGCAAATTATTCTTTTTTATCCGCGACCCAGATGGTTTACCCATTGAATTTTATCAAGAATAG
- a CDS encoding phosphatase PAP2/dual specificity phosphatase family protein, which yields MKPTFSQSLLKLILTAALFYASYGLTNWLTAQRDFVPEIIFHWEHNLPFWAWTIVPYWSLNILYGLGFFLCHNRAEQNRYLAQLIAAQSIAIICFILFPLHISWQKPPTDGLTGQLFASLATFDQPYNQAPSLHIILTIVVGYFYWRRLGSLKKHRTTIRGAWLIWCTLIALSVLTTYQHHFIDIPTGALVGLLIVWALPYERRSPLVHRVIYTPKHTRWAMLYFALAIVSGCLAYIINGAGLWLFWVSVSCLLMGLAYAKFGANLLQKQNNGRHTFAATCLFAPQILAAKLNQIIWLRHDTESEHIAENIFIGSLKALKNPNFQAALDVCAELPACRTPPNYVALPMLDMVPPTVAQLAQAAAHLDRLHHQQQTVLVCCALGYGRSAAVILTWLMLYRAYDWDEAVALLHAARPKAVVSADVRAAIEALRFQRLLLTTLRIGQPYSTRHFLK from the coding sequence ATGAAACCCACTTTTTCCCAATCCCTACTCAAACTCATTCTAACCGCCGCCTTGTTTTATGCCAGCTACGGTTTGACCAACTGGCTGACCGCACAACGCGATTTTGTTCCCGAAATCATCTTCCATTGGGAACACAATCTCCCCTTTTGGGCGTGGACGATTGTGCCGTATTGGTCGCTTAATATCTTGTATGGACTCGGTTTTTTCCTGTGCCACAATCGTGCCGAACAAAATCGCTATCTCGCGCAACTCATCGCCGCGCAAAGCATCGCCATCATTTGTTTTATCCTGTTTCCGCTGCATATTTCGTGGCAAAAACCGCCCACCGATGGATTGACAGGACAACTGTTTGCATCGCTCGCCACCTTTGACCAACCGTATAATCAAGCCCCATCGCTGCACATTATTTTAACCATCGTGGTCGGTTATTTTTATTGGCGGCGATTAGGCAGCCTGAAAAAACACCGCACCACCATTCGCGGCGCGTGGCTGATTTGGTGCACCCTGATAGCCCTATCCGTGCTGACCACGTATCAACACCATTTTATAGACATTCCCACAGGCGCATTGGTCGGCTTGCTAATCGTGTGGGCATTGCCCTACGAACGTCGCTCACCGCTTGTCCACCGCGTCATTTACACGCCAAAACACACACGCTGGGCAATGTTGTATTTTGCGCTGGCGATTGTTTCAGGCTGCCTTGCTTATATTATCAATGGCGCAGGTTTATGGTTATTTTGGGTCAGCGTATCGTGTTTATTGATGGGATTAGCGTATGCAAAATTTGGTGCCAATCTGCTGCAAAAACAAAACAATGGACGACACACATTTGCCGCCACTTGTTTATTTGCACCGCAAATACTCGCCGCCAAACTCAATCAAATCATCTGGTTGCGCCACGATACCGAATCCGAACACATTGCCGAAAATATTTTTATAGGCAGCCTGAAAGCCTTGAAAAATCCAAATTTTCAGGCTGCATTAGATGTTTGCGCCGAATTACCTGCTTGCCGCACGCCGCCAAACTATGTCGCCCTGCCGATGCTGGATATGGTTCCCCCAACTGTCGCACAATTAGCGCAAGCCGCTGCCCATTTGGACAGATTACATCATCAACAACAAACCGTTTTGGTGTGTTGCGCTTTGGGATATGGACGCAGCGCCGCCGTGATTTTAACGTGGCTGATGCTGTATCGCGCTTACGATTGGGACGAAGCCGTTGCATTGCTGCACGCCGCACGTCCAAAAGCGGTCGTGTCTGCCGATGTCCGCGCTGCGATAGAAGCATTGCGTTTTCAACGCCTATTATTAACAACATTAAGAATAGGGCAGCCTTACAGTACACGACATTTTTTGAAATAA
- the nth gene encoding endonuclease III: MNKQIRTEMFTRWREANPNPTTELNFSSPFELLIAVLLSAQATDVGVNKATAKLFAIANTPQAMLDLGLEGIMEYTKTIGLYKTKSKHIIETCQILINKHNGEVPQTREELEALSGVGRKTANVVLNTAFGQPVMAVDTHIFRVGNRTGLARGKNVREVEDKLMKNIPKEFLMNAHHWLILHGRYTCKAQKPQCQTCLINDLCEYGGKTIV, translated from the coding sequence ATGAATAAACAAATCCGTACCGAAATGTTCACCCGTTGGCGCGAAGCCAATCCCAATCCCACCACCGAACTCAATTTTTCCAGCCCATTTGAATTGCTGATTGCCGTACTCCTGTCCGCGCAAGCCACCGATGTCGGCGTAAATAAAGCCACCGCCAAACTCTTTGCCATCGCCAACACACCGCAAGCCATGCTGGATTTAGGCTTGGAAGGCATTATGGAATACACCAAAACCATTGGTTTGTACAAAACCAAATCCAAACACATTATAGAAACCTGCCAAATCCTCATTAACAAACACAACGGCGAAGTCCCCCAAACACGCGAAGAATTGGAAGCCTTGTCGGGTGTCGGGCGAAAAACCGCTAATGTCGTGTTAAACACCGCATTTGGACAGCCCGTGATGGCGGTGGACACGCATATTTTCCGTGTTGGCAATCGCACAGGTTTAGCGCGTGGTAAAAACGTGCGCGAAGTGGAAGATAAGCTGATGAAAAATATCCCCAAAGAATTTTTGATGAACGCGCACCACTGGCTGATTTTGCACGGACGCTACACCTGCAAAGCGCAAAAACCACAATGCCAAACTTGTCTGATTAACGATTTGTGCGAATATGGCGGCAAAACGATAGTGTAG
- the rpsU gene encoding 30S ribosomal protein S21 — MPTIRVKENEPFEVAMRRFKRAIEKTGLLTELRAREAYEKPTTERKRKKAAAVKRLQKRLRSQTLPPKMY; from the coding sequence ATGCCTACTATTCGTGTAAAAGAAAACGAACCATTTGAAGTTGCGATGCGTCGCTTTAAACGCGCTATTGAAAAAACTGGCTTGCTGACCGAGTTGCGCGCTCGTGAAGCATACGAAAAACCAACAACTGAACGCAAACGTAAAAAAGCTGCTGCGGTAAAACGCTTGCAAAAACGTCTGCGTAGCCAAACTTTGCCACCTAAAATGTATTAA
- a CDS encoding GatB/YqeY domain-containing protein — protein MSLKTQLTEDMKTAMKAKDSITLSTIRLINTEIKQFEVDERQETNDAKVVAIIMKMIKQRKDSAKIYTDAAREDLAAKELAEVDVLNRYLPEMLSADEIAAEVAKAVAETGAVGMGDMGKVMGLLKTRLAGKADMGEVNKALKAALS, from the coding sequence ATGAGTTTAAAAACACAATTAACCGAAGACATGAAAACCGCGATGAAGGCGAAAGACAGCATCACTTTGTCTACCATTCGCTTGATTAACACCGAAATTAAACAATTTGAAGTGGACGAACGCCAAGAAACAAACGATGCAAAAGTAGTTGCCATCATCATGAAAATGATTAAACAACGCAAAGACAGCGCGAAAATCTACACCGATGCGGCGCGTGAAGATTTGGCAGCAAAAGAATTGGCAGAAGTGGACGTTTTGAATCGCTATTTGCCTGAAATGTTGTCAGCGGACGAAATTGCGGCGGAAGTGGCAAAAGCGGTGGCGGAAACAGGCGCAGTGGGCATGGGCGATATGGGCAAAGTGATGGGATTGCTGAAAACCCGTTTAGCTGGCAAGGCGGATATGGGAGAAGTGAATAAAGCCTTAAAAGCAGCGTTGAGTTAA
- a CDS encoding IS630 transposase-related protein produces MAYSQDYRQMILEKLNSGYSYRELAAEYGISRSTIQLWKKCIERKPYPKRTNKINDELLRKDVEQFPDDFQRERAVRFNCSQRAIGVALKRLKITQKKDS; encoded by the coding sequence ATGGCTTATTCACAAGATTATCGCCAAATGATTTTAGAAAAATTAAATTCGGGTTACAGCTACCGTGAATTGGCAGCGGAATATGGCATCAGTCGCAGTACCATTCAACTATGGAAAAAATGCATTGAACGTAAACCCTACCCCAAAAGAACCAATAAAATCAATGATGAATTATTGCGAAAAGACGTAGAACAATTTCCTGATGATTTTCAAAGAGAACGCGCTGTTCGCTTTAACTGTTCACAAAGAGCCATTGGTGTGGCACTTAAACGGCTAAAAATCACTCAAAAAAAAGATTCTTAA
- a CDS encoding transporter substrate-binding domain-containing protein: MKKWTLIALSILSLSACQDASNQNTSAASTPPTETGSEKVYRVAIEHEFSPFIIPGAGTTTGFEAELLQEIAKKQGFQVKFEPTLWEQVFPKLDSGESDIAGSGIIMTSDRVAKWDFSEPFIVAKYAAIASEESTISKSADVKSKRIAANKGTALENFAESLGAELVQANSVFLSIQETMKRNTEATMVNSVIADYYVAQYPDQKLKVIAFNDVELPIGFAVKKGNTELKQKINAGLTQVKSDGTYDRLKEKWHIHNH; the protein is encoded by the coding sequence ATGAAAAAATGGACATTGATTGCATTAAGTATTTTGTCATTAAGTGCATGCCAAGATGCTTCAAATCAAAACACATCAGCAGCAAGTACTCCTCCTACTGAAACTGGTAGTGAAAAAGTGTATCGTGTGGCTATTGAACATGAATTTAGCCCTTTTATTATTCCTGGCGCAGGAACAACTACTGGCTTTGAAGCCGAATTGTTACAGGAAATTGCTAAAAAACAAGGCTTTCAGGTTAAATTTGAACCCACTCTTTGGGAACAGGTTTTCCCAAAATTAGATAGTGGAGAATCTGACATTGCTGGTTCTGGCATCATCATGACCAGTGACCGTGTAGCAAAATGGGATTTTAGCGAACCCTTTATTGTTGCTAAATATGCAGCTATAGCATCAGAAGAAAGTACTATTAGCAAAAGCGCAGATGTTAAATCTAAACGCATTGCCGCAAACAAAGGAACAGCATTGGAAAATTTTGCTGAAAGTCTGGGTGCTGAATTGGTTCAGGCTAATTCTGTTTTTTTGAGTATTCAAGAAACCATGAAACGTAATACAGAAGCCACCATGGTTAATAGCGTCATTGCGGATTATTATGTTGCGCAATATCCAGACCAAAAACTGAAAGTAATTGCTTTTAATGATGTTGAACTACCTATTGGTTTTGCAGTTAAAAAAGGCAATACCGAATTGAAACAAAAAATCAACGCTGGTTTAACCCAAGTAAAAAGCGATGGCACATACGACCGTTTGAAAGAAAAATGGCATATTCACAACCATTAA